The following proteins are co-located in the Spinactinospora alkalitolerans genome:
- the mreC gene encoding rod shape-determining protein MreC, which produces MLRENTRSRFILGLLLLVSAVLIVLDSRSDGNPVIGTARTAGQMAFAPISTAVSTLTAPITDAYRALAAAPGASERIEELQARNTELTRELAARDRERERSDDLADLLRLASLGDYEIVPAQAVTRLTVQGYADTVTLDVGRRDGVDTEMTVLNGDGLVGRVTEAGETTSTVRLVTDGSSSVGARLAGSKEIGVVSGGAQAVGTSAPMRFELLDATATVEKGEQILSLGSHDNAPYVPGVPIGAVSEVHDTPGALSRTADVEPVVDFSRLDVVGVVVAAPESDPRDSVPPSVPGPDDRAEDAARDGADQEAAADQEADREADQGTGQEPEQGTGGEGTGAADEPGTGVDTDEPPGGTGDGSGAGDTGPLGRENEEEPS; this is translated from the coding sequence ATGCTGCGCGAGAACACCCGGTCCCGGTTCATCCTCGGTCTGCTGCTGCTGGTGTCGGCGGTCCTGATCGTCCTGGACTCGCGCTCCGACGGCAACCCGGTCATCGGCACCGCGCGCACCGCGGGCCAGATGGCCTTCGCCCCGATCTCGACGGCGGTCTCCACCCTGACCGCCCCGATCACCGACGCCTACCGGGCGCTGGCGGCCGCGCCCGGCGCGAGCGAGCGGATCGAGGAGCTCCAGGCGCGCAACACCGAACTGACCAGGGAGCTCGCCGCCCGCGACCGCGAACGGGAGCGCTCCGACGACCTGGCCGACCTGCTGCGCCTGGCCTCCCTGGGCGACTACGAGATCGTGCCGGCCCAGGCCGTCACCCGGCTGACCGTCCAGGGCTACGCCGACACCGTCACCCTCGACGTCGGCCGCCGCGACGGCGTGGACACCGAGATGACGGTGCTCAACGGCGACGGCCTGGTCGGCCGGGTCACCGAGGCCGGCGAGACCACCTCGACCGTCCGGCTGGTCACCGACGGCTCCTCTTCTGTGGGCGCGCGGCTGGCCGGCTCCAAGGAGATCGGCGTGGTCAGCGGCGGCGCGCAGGCGGTCGGCACGTCCGCACCGATGCGCTTCGAACTGCTGGACGCGACCGCGACGGTCGAGAAGGGCGAGCAGATCCTCTCGCTCGGCTCGCACGACAACGCCCCGTACGTCCCCGGCGTGCCCATCGGCGCGGTGAGCGAGGTCCATGACACCCCCGGCGCGCTGAGCCGCACCGCCGACGTGGAACCGGTCGTCGACTTCAGCCGCCTCGATGTGGTCGGCGTGGTCGTGGCCGCGCCGGAGAGCGATCCGCGCGACTCCGTGCCGCCGTCGGTGCCCGGCCCCGACGACCGGGCGGAGGACGCAGCCCGGGACGGGGCGGACCAGGAGGCCGCCGCCGACCAGGAAGCCGACCGGGAGGCCGACCAGGGGACCGGGCAGGAGCCGGAGCAGGGGACCGGCGGGGAGGGGACCGGTGCGGCCGACGAGCCGGGCACCGGAGTCGACACCGATGAGCCCCCCGGAGGCACCGGAGACGGTTCCGGTGCGGGCGACACCGGCCCGCTGGGCCGGGAGAACGAGGAGGAGCCGTCATGA
- the mrdA gene encoding penicillin-binding protein 2, with the protein MSIRKRISGAGGAKRGRRRKGAPGGPTGSRPGHRGRGALLTAQVLVIALMAVLAGRLWYLQVPMGEHYKQRAAANHAQNLIVPATRGQILDAVGRPLVRNHTELVVSADYHALLAQEDEGEAVLHRVAEVLGTPFEELSRRTRLCGPEVSRPCWPGSPYQPITLAEDVAPKVALQIMEQQEDFPGISAQQHAVREYPGGEDAAQLLGYLQPVTEDELAEREELRAQFSGVDRVGRDGLEAVYDARLRGDPGVRTLAVDNMGNVRGLISETPPEPGQHLVTSIDAEVQGIVEEALRRGVERSKKSGYPADSAASVVLDVRTGHVIAMASMPDYDPAVWNGGIDQETYEGLLAEGAGQPLISRAVQGQFPPASTFKASSLSAAVENGSPLDADYNCPSSVTVGDRAFRNYESSAHGSISLHKAIVVSCNTVFYQLAYDMWKEDGGMDPVAHPEDAMAEMAKGYGFGSPTGIDLPHEAAGRIPDREWKQQYWEDTRENSCRRAETGYPEVAEEDPAHADYLHTVAEEHCADGYVWRAGDAANFAIGQGDVLVTPLQLARAYAAIANGGTLHEPRIGKAFVSADGKQAERIPPGGTERLPVSDTTLEYLQDALTQVPKEGTAAGAFNGFPQDKVSIAGKTGSATIVGKRESAWFASYAPADDPQFAVVVFISQGGTGGVASAPVAREIYEGIYGFAPTPQAGPAGEGGEEEQAGEREPALPGGAPPEKLPQVRPDGTVAPPDGYRK; encoded by the coding sequence ATGAGCATCCGGAAGAGGATCAGCGGCGCCGGCGGCGCCAAACGCGGCAGAAGGCGCAAGGGCGCCCCCGGCGGCCCGACCGGTTCCCGGCCCGGCCACCGGGGGCGCGGCGCCCTGCTCACCGCGCAGGTGCTGGTGATCGCCCTGATGGCCGTGCTCGCGGGGCGGCTGTGGTACCTGCAGGTGCCGATGGGCGAGCACTACAAGCAGCGCGCGGCCGCCAACCACGCCCAGAACCTCATCGTGCCGGCCACGCGCGGCCAGATCCTGGACGCGGTCGGGCGCCCGCTCGTGCGCAACCACACCGAACTCGTGGTCTCGGCCGATTACCACGCACTGCTCGCCCAGGAGGACGAGGGCGAGGCGGTGCTGCACCGGGTCGCCGAGGTGCTCGGGACCCCGTTCGAGGAGCTGAGCCGGCGCACCCGGCTGTGCGGCCCGGAGGTGAGCCGCCCCTGCTGGCCGGGCTCGCCCTACCAGCCCATCACCCTGGCCGAGGACGTCGCCCCCAAGGTCGCCCTGCAGATCATGGAGCAGCAGGAGGACTTCCCCGGGATCTCCGCCCAGCAGCACGCCGTCCGCGAATACCCCGGCGGCGAGGACGCGGCCCAGCTCCTCGGCTACCTGCAGCCGGTGACCGAGGATGAACTCGCCGAGCGTGAGGAGCTGCGCGCCCAGTTCAGCGGCGTGGACCGGGTCGGCCGCGACGGCCTGGAGGCCGTCTACGACGCCCGCCTGCGCGGCGACCCGGGGGTGCGCACGCTGGCCGTGGACAACATGGGCAACGTCAGGGGGCTGATCTCCGAGACCCCGCCCGAGCCGGGGCAGCATCTGGTGACCAGTATCGACGCCGAGGTGCAGGGCATCGTGGAAGAGGCGCTGAGGCGGGGCGTGGAGCGGTCGAAGAAGTCCGGGTACCCGGCCGACTCGGCCGCGAGCGTGGTCCTGGACGTGCGGACCGGCCATGTCATCGCGATGGCCAGCATGCCCGATTACGATCCCGCCGTCTGGAACGGCGGGATCGACCAGGAGACCTACGAGGGGCTGCTGGCTGAGGGCGCGGGCCAGCCGCTGATCTCGCGGGCCGTGCAGGGGCAGTTCCCGCCGGCCTCGACCTTCAAGGCGTCCTCGCTGTCGGCCGCGGTGGAGAACGGCTCCCCGCTCGACGCCGACTACAACTGCCCGAGCTCGGTCACCGTGGGCGACCGCGCGTTCCGCAACTACGAGAGCAGCGCCCACGGCAGCATCAGTCTGCACAAGGCCATCGTGGTCTCGTGCAACACCGTCTTCTACCAGCTCGCCTACGACATGTGGAAGGAGGACGGCGGAATGGACCCGGTGGCCCACCCCGAGGACGCGATGGCGGAGATGGCCAAGGGGTACGGGTTCGGCTCGCCCACCGGCATCGACCTGCCGCACGAGGCGGCCGGGCGCATCCCCGACCGGGAGTGGAAGCAGCAGTACTGGGAGGACACCCGCGAGAACAGCTGCCGCCGGGCCGAGACGGGTTACCCCGAGGTCGCCGAGGAGGATCCGGCTCACGCCGACTACCTGCACACCGTCGCCGAGGAGCACTGCGCCGACGGCTACGTGTGGCGGGCCGGCGACGCGGCGAACTTCGCCATCGGCCAGGGCGACGTGCTGGTCACCCCGCTGCAGCTCGCCCGAGCCTACGCCGCCATCGCCAACGGCGGGACGCTGCACGAGCCGCGGATCGGCAAGGCCTTCGTCTCGGCCGACGGCAAGCAGGCCGAGCGGATCCCGCCGGGCGGGACCGAGCGGCTGCCGGTCAGCGACACGACGCTGGAGTACCTGCAGGACGCGCTGACCCAGGTGCCCAAGGAGGGCACCGCCGCCGGGGCCTTCAACGGGTTCCCGCAGGACAAGGTGTCCATCGCGGGCAAGACGGGCTCGGCGACCATCGTCGGCAAGCGGGAGTCGGCCTGGTTCGCCTCCTACGCCCCGGCCGACGACCCGCAGTTCGCCGTCGTCGTCTTCATCTCCCAGGGCGGTACCGGCGGCGTCGCCTCGGCCCCGGTGGCCAGGGAGATCTACGAGGGCATCTACGGCTTCGCCCCGACGCCGCAGGCCGGGCCGGCGGGCGAGGGCGGAGAGGAGGAGCAGGCCGGGGAGCGCGAACCGGCCCTGCCCGGCGGCGCGCCGCCGGAGAAGCTGCCGCAGGTCCGGCCCGACGGCACGGTCGCCCCGCCCGACGGCTACCGCAAGTAG
- the ndk gene encoding nucleoside-diphosphate kinase codes for MERTLVLIKPDGVRRNIIGEVISRIERKGMKIVALDMRTLDAGTAKTHYEEHASRPFFESLVEFITGGPLVAMVVEGERSVEAFRALAGATDPVAAAPGTVRGDFAMEVQQNIVHGSDSTYSAEREIKLFFPDLA; via the coding sequence GTGGAGCGCACCCTTGTCCTGATCAAGCCCGATGGCGTGCGGCGCAACATCATCGGCGAGGTCATCTCCCGCATCGAGCGCAAGGGCATGAAGATCGTCGCGCTGGACATGCGCACGCTCGACGCCGGCACCGCCAAGACCCACTACGAGGAGCACGCCTCCAGGCCGTTCTTCGAGTCCCTGGTCGAGTTCATCACCGGCGGCCCGCTCGTGGCGATGGTCGTGGAGGGCGAGCGCTCGGTCGAGGCGTTCCGCGCCCTGGCCGGAGCCACCGACCCGGTCGCGGCCGCGCCCGGCACCGTCCGCGGCGACTTCGCCATGGAGGTGCAGCAGAACATCGTGCACGGCTCGGACTCGACCTACTCCGCCGAGCGCGAGATCAAGCTGTTCTTCCCCGACCTGGCCTGA
- the mreB gene encoding rod shape-determining protein: MTNNLAFLGRDMAVDLGTANTLVYVRGRGIVLNEPSVVALNTSTGKIVAVGIDAKQMIGRTPSNITAVRPLKDGVIADFDITERMLRYFIQKIHRRRHFAKPRLVVAVPSGITSVEHRAVKEAGYQAGARRVYIIEEPMAAAIGAGLPVHEPTGNMVVDIGGGTTEVAVISMGGIVTSQSIRVGGDELDQAIMTFVKKEYSLMVGERTAEELKVAIGSAYPAGPEELHAEVRGRDLVSGLPKTVVMSAADVRHAIEEPVALIIDAVRTTLDKCPPELSGDVMDRGIAVTGGGALLNGLDERLRHETGMPIHLAENALDSVAIGSGTCVENYERLNQVLVPERRR; this comes from the coding sequence ATGACCAATAACCTTGCTTTTCTCGGCCGCGACATGGCGGTCGACCTCGGGACCGCGAACACCTTGGTCTACGTGCGAGGCCGGGGAATCGTCCTCAACGAGCCCTCGGTCGTCGCCCTGAACACCTCGACCGGCAAAATCGTCGCGGTGGGCATCGACGCCAAGCAGATGATCGGTCGCACGCCCAGCAACATCACCGCGGTACGGCCGCTGAAGGACGGCGTCATCGCCGACTTCGACATCACCGAGCGCATGCTGCGCTACTTCATCCAGAAGATCCACCGCCGCCGCCACTTCGCCAAGCCGCGCCTCGTCGTCGCGGTCCCCAGCGGCATCACCTCCGTCGAGCACCGCGCGGTCAAGGAGGCCGGCTACCAGGCCGGAGCCCGGCGCGTCTACATCATCGAAGAGCCCATGGCCGCCGCCATCGGCGCCGGCCTGCCGGTGCACGAGCCCACCGGCAACATGGTCGTCGACATCGGCGGGGGGACCACCGAGGTCGCCGTCATCTCCATGGGCGGCATCGTCACCTCCCAGTCCATCAGGGTCGGCGGCGACGAGCTCGACCAGGCCATCATGACCTTCGTCAAGAAGGAGTACTCCCTGATGGTCGGGGAGCGCACCGCCGAGGAGCTCAAGGTCGCCATCGGCTCGGCCTACCCGGCCGGCCCCGAGGAGCTGCACGCCGAGGTGCGGGGGCGCGACCTGGTCAGCGGGCTGCCCAAGACGGTGGTCATGTCCGCCGCCGACGTCCGCCACGCCATCGAGGAACCGGTCGCCCTGATCATCGACGCCGTCCGCACCACGCTGGACAAGTGCCCGCCCGAGCTGTCGGGCGACGTCATGGACCGCGGCATCGCCGTCACCGGCGGCGGCGCGCTGCTGAACGGATTGGACGAGCGGCTGCGGCACGAGACCGGGATGCCGATCCACCTCGCCGAGAACGCGCTGGACTCCGTCGCCATCGGCTCGGGCACCTGCGTGGAGAACTACGAGCGCCTCAACCAGGTGCTGGTTCCGGAACGGCGGCGCTGA
- the mreD gene encoding rod shape-determining protein MreD produces the protein MTRGLVAALLAAVAVILQTAVVNRLSLPWGVAPDLVLLAVTALALRTGPATGAVAGFASGLAVDALPPADHEIGRYAMLLCLAGYLVGSLREPMAHSGLWPFGIVALSTVGVSLGYAFIGAVLGDPRVTVPAVLGTTPLVLLMTMVVSPFVLYPVFWVMRGLAENEFAAIGEAPWSNGGRTR, from the coding sequence ATGACCCGCGGATTGGTGGCGGCACTGCTGGCCGCGGTCGCCGTGATCCTGCAGACGGCCGTGGTCAACCGGCTGTCGCTGCCCTGGGGCGTCGCACCGGACCTGGTGCTGCTCGCCGTCACGGCGCTGGCCCTGCGCACCGGGCCGGCCACCGGTGCCGTGGCGGGGTTCGCCTCGGGCCTGGCCGTGGACGCCCTGCCGCCCGCCGACCACGAGATCGGCCGCTACGCGATGCTCCTGTGCCTGGCCGGCTACCTGGTCGGCTCCCTGCGCGAGCCGATGGCGCACTCCGGGCTGTGGCCCTTCGGCATCGTCGCGCTGAGCACGGTCGGCGTCTCCCTGGGCTACGCCTTCATCGGCGCCGTGCTCGGCGACCCGCGGGTGACCGTGCCGGCCGTGCTCGGCACCACGCCGCTGGTGCTGCTCATGACCATGGTGGTGAGCCCGTTCGTGCTGTACCCGGTGTTCTGGGTGATGCGCGGCCTGGCCGAGAACGAGTTCGCCGCGATCGGAGAGGCCCCCTGGTCGAACGGGGGGAGGACGCGATGA